From a region of the Helianthus annuus cultivar XRQ/B chromosome 5, HanXRQr2.0-SUNRISE, whole genome shotgun sequence genome:
- the LOC110942186 gene encoding photosystem II 10 kDa polypeptide, chloroplastic: MATTVMSSLTLKPSSPFAPVKGLPSLPAKTPFRVSASGVKKIKTDKPYGVNGGMALRDGLDASGRKPKGKGVYQYVDKYGANVDGYSPIYNEDEWSPSGDVYVGGKTGLLIWAITLAGILGGGALLVYSTSALAQ; encoded by the exons ATGGCAACCACAGTGATGTCTTCATTGACCCTCAAGCCTTCTTCTCCATTTGCACCTGTGAAGGGTCTTCCTTCCCTTCCCGCCAAAACCCCATTCAGGGTTTCTGCCAGTGGTGTCAAGAAGATCAAGACTGACAAACCCTACG GAGTTAACGGTGGAATGGCATTGAGAGATGGCCTAGATGCATCTGGAAGGAAGCCAAAG GGAAAGGGTGTTTACCAATACGTTGACAAGTATGGTGCTAATGTTGATGGATACAGTCCTATCTACAATGAAGATGAATGGTCTCCAAGTGGTGATGTCTACGTTGGCG GTAAAACTGGTTTGTTGATTTGGGCTATTACTTTGGCTGGAATTCTAGGTGGTGGTGCTCTTCTGGTTTACAGCACAAGTGCTCTAGCACAGTAA
- the LOC110942185 gene encoding NAC domain-containing protein 21/22, which translates to MSNLSLVEATLPPGFRFHPRDEELVCDYLFNKLSLLVEVDLNKCEPWDLPDTACVGGKEWYFYSQRDRKYATGLRTNRATVSGYWKATGKDRSILRNRTLVGMRKTLVFYLGRAPKGKKTDWVMHEFRLQDPQSPQLDSSLKEDWVLCRVFCKNRERIIDGKQVDNNVGSISKYEGHEDTLSCSSSLPPLMDPYTLSFDQSQPTNNNIFSQQVPCFSTTYNQSTPQYDLTNHNHLLFSTNVTPQLAPPPPPPPPDHTILSSSSSSSQCCENKDMIKAILSRFNMDKQINFNESTFDFGDQGTSDQSFLSDASLPVTMWYP; encoded by the exons ATGAGCAACCTGAGTTTGGTGGAAGCCACACTACCCCCAGGCTTTAGATTCCATCCAAGAGACGAAGAACTCGTATGCGATTACTTGTTCAACAAGTTATCTCTTCTTGTTGAAGTTGATCTAAACAAGTGCGAGCCATGGGATCTTCCTG ATACGGCATGTGTGGGAGGCAAGGAATGGTACTTCTATAGCCAGCGAGATCGAAAATATGCAACAGGATTGCGTACAAATAGGGCCACTGTGTCAGGGTACTGGAAGGCAACTGGAAAAGACAGATCTATCCTTCGAAACCGCACACTTGTTGGGATGAGAAAGACTCTTGTTTTCTATCTTGGAAGGGCACCCAAAGGAAAGAAAACTGATTGGGTCATGCATGAATTCAGGCTACAAGATCCTCAATCACCTCAACTTGATTCTTCACTCAAG gAAGACTGGGTGTTGTGTAGAGTGTTTTGCAAAAATAGAGAAAGAATTATTGATGGAAAACAAGTTGATAACAATGTGGGAAGCATAAGCAAGTATGAAGGACATGAAGATACATTAAGTTGctcttcatctctaccaccacTAATGGACCCTTACACTCTCTCTTTTGACCAAAGTCAACCCACCAATAATAATATATTTAGCCAGCAAGTGCCCTGCTTCTCCACCACTTACAACCAATCTACTCCCCAATATGATCTAACTAACCACAATCACCTTCTATTCTCCACCAATGTAACACCACAATTggcaccgccgccaccaccaccaccacccgatCATACAATtctgtcatcatcttcatcatcgtcaCAATGTTGTGAGAACAAGGATATGATCAAAGCTATTTTGAGTCGTTTCAACATGGACAAACAAATTAATTTCAACGAGTCAACGTTCGACTTTGGTGATCAAGGGACTTCTGATCAAAGCTTTTTGTCGGATGCATCATTGCCTGTTACCATGTGGTACCCTTAG
- the LOC110942184 gene encoding methyltransferase-like protein 25 has product MENRKYSCATATETLEWIRAIIQFIKPYTFFWQSHVVNFLTHRLWEAVDEEWIDCLRNEPVECLIQIPSGIVQDRWPSSLKKFITTLSSLAFPREQADLKKLLPNMQVALLNNVITQGMNPKKRHEIEALAAVVGSVARDVETNTIIDLGAGQGYLSQVLSFEYQLSVIAIDASSHHGRVTHERAERIKKHYEAKMRKSSLGGKGVTIPRTVTCRVLSSDMLTTLLNSKDGDERCQNQSTNDTCPLLLTGLHACGDLSVTMLRAFLESEEVKAVVSIGCCYNLLSEEEDNALCGFPISSGVKSTGLHLGRNSRDLACQSADRWKVMENDASLHNFELHAFRAAFQLLLSRYFPETLSGSPTIGRQGKTLRRQQQNSRMNGLATNGCSCKPDSTSGKDEHVDTCSLFEKFSKSGLHRLNLNQPHDVDFAGIWKEAEPFLEVIGPYWSLRAALGPVLETLILLDRLLFLQEQGDSVEAIMVPIFNPNISPRNVALIAKKI; this is encoded by the exons ATGGAAAACCGCAAATACTCATGCGCTACTGCTACTGAAACCCTAGAATGGATTCGCGCCATTATTCAATTCATCAAACCCTACACCTTCTTCTGGCAATCTCACGTCGTCAATTTCCTCACG CATAGACTGTGGGAAGCTGTTGATGAAGAATGGATTGATTGTCTCCGAAATGAACCGGTCGAGTGTCTCATTCAAATTCCTTCTGGAATTGTGCAG GACCGCTGGCCTTCTTCGTTGAAGAAGTTTATCACTACCTTGAGTTCGCTTGCGTTTCCTCGCGAACAAGCGGATTTGAAGAAG CTATTACCAAATATGCAGGTGGCTTTGCTTAATAATGTTATAACCCAAGGCATGAATCCGAAGAAAAGACATGAA ATAGAAGCTCTTGCAGCTGTTGTTGGTTCAGTAGCAAGAGATGTTGAAACTAATACAATAATAGACTTAGGTGCAGGCCAG GGTTATCTGTCACAAGTACTCTCTTTCGAGTACCAACTATCTGTAATTGCAATCGATGCCTCTTCTCATCATGGAAGGGTCACACATGAACGTGCAGAACGGATTAAAAAACATTACGAAGCCAAGATGCGTAAATCTAG TTTAGGAGGAAAAGGAGTGACAATTCCCCGAACAGTTACATGTCGTGTCCTTTCCTCAGACATGTTGACAACATTGCTGAACTCGAAGGACGGTGATGAACGATGTCAAAACCAATCAACAAATGACACGTGTCCCTTGCTTCTCACTGGTCTTCATGCTTGTGGAGATTTGTCTGTAACGATGCTCCG GGCATTTTTGGAAAGTGAAGAAGTCAAAGCGGTAGTTAGCATTGGCTGTTGTTATAACCTGCTATCAGAGGAAGAAGATAATGCGCTGTGTGGTTTTCCTATCAGTAGCGGTGTTAAATCAACGGGTTTACATCTTGGAAGAAATTCACGTGATCTCGCTTGCCAG AGTGCAGATAGATGGAAAGTTATGGAAAATGATGCTAGTCTCCATAATTTTGAATTGCATGCTTTTCGTGCCGCCTTTCAATTG TTACTTTCTAGATATTTTCCAGAGACCTTGAGCGGAAGTCCTACAATAGGGCGGCAAGGGAAGACTTTGCGCCGCCAACAACAAAATTCCAGGATGAATG GTTTGGCTACGAACGGGTGTTCTTGTAAACCAGATTCCACGAGTGGCAAGGATGAACATGTTGACACGTGTTCACTTTTCGAAAAGTTTAGCAAGAGTGGATTGCATCGTCTCAATCTTAACCAACCGCACGATGTTGATTTTGCAGGCATTTGGAAGGAGGCTGAACCTTttctt GAGGTCATAGGGCCATATTGGTCGCTTAGAGCCGCTCTTGGTCCCGTTTTGGAAACACTGATTCTACTTGATCGGTTATTGTTCCTTCAAGAACAAGGTGATTCCGTCGAAGCAATTATGGTACCAATTTTTAATCCTAATATATCACCCAGAAACGTCGCATTGATTGCTAAGAAGATCTAA